The Arcobacter roscoffensis genome segment TCACTTCTTAAAATAAACTCACCTATTATAGTCTCACACTTATCAAAAGATAAAGCATGGGCTTATGCTCAAGCTTCTAGCTTTGGAGGGTGGATAAACATAAGTGATATTGCTTTTGTAAATGAAAAGTTTATAAATAAGTTTAAAACAAATGACTATTTTATAGCAATAAAAGAGAAATTTCCTTTATATGAAAATGGTTTTAGAGAGTATGTAAAAGTAGGTACAATTTTTCCTAAAAAAGATGATACATACCTAGTAGCCCAAAAAGTTCAAAACCAAGAAGCAAATATTTCATATATAAATATAAAAGATGAGGAAGTATCAGCCTTCCCTATAAAATACAACGCAGAAAATAGAATCAAAATAGCAAAACAGCTTCTAAATGAACCTTATGGATGGGGTGGGTTACTAAACAATAGAGATTGTTCTTCTTTTACAAAAGATTTCTTTGCACCTTTTGGAAAGTATTTAGAAAGAAACTCAAAAGGTCAAGCAAAAAATGGTTTTTACAAAGATATGTCAAAACTTTCGAATGAACAAAAAAAGCTATTTCTTATGAAATACGGAGTGCCTTTTTCAACTTTAGTATACTTAAAAGGACATATAATGCTTTATGTTGGTATCAAAGATAATGAACCACTTGTAATGCACAATGTTTGGAGTGTAAAACTAAAAGATTCAAATGGCGATGAATACAGACATATCATCGGTAAAGCCACAATTACACCCCTTGATATGGGAAGAGAACTAAAAGATTTTGATGAGGATAAAAGTATCTTAAAAAAAATTCAAGGTTTGGTTATCTTATAATTTTTAATAAACTTAATATTAACTTAATCAAAAGTCTTGAGTTCTTCTAGACTTTTAAAGTTATTTTTATTTAATATCACTTTCATATCTTGTTTTTCTTTTTCAGAAATAATATAACATGATAAACTATCTCCAGAAATATCTATTCCTATATCATAACTATAAGCCGAATTTACTCCACTTAAAAAACTACCATTACAACTTGCTTTAATATCTAGTTTGCTATTTGTGACTTGTATATATACACTATTTAAATACTCTTTGTAGTATTCATTAAAAGAAAGAGAAAAGCTATTTTCTTCTCCTTGATTATAAATTATTCCATTTAAAACTATATATGATGCTCCTGTTGGGGTTGATGTAATTGTTTTATCACTAATGACAGATACTTTATATTTTTTACTTTCATCATCTCTTTCAACTAAAGTTGAAGTTTCATCTTTGGTTTTCACTTCATGATTTTCATTAACAAAAATATTTGTAGCTTTTTTTTCAATATCTTTTTGAGTTTCTTCAATATCCTTCTTTTCAATATACTTTATAAAAGTTTTTGTAATTATCTTTTCTTTGATTATCTCTCTAGGTTCTTCTTTTTGTATAATCTGATTTTCTTCTGTCTTAATATTCTTTGTGTTTTCTTTTTTATCCTCAATAGATAAACTATTCATACTAATAATTACTAATAGTATTAAAGGGATAAAAAAGATAATAGATTTAATTCTTCCTTTATCAATTTGCATTTTACCTAGTTCCTAAAGCTTGATATTGGCTTTCTTGCTCTTTTGATTGATAGTTCTTAAAAAAGTTTACCACATCTGTTAAAAGATTTGCCATATATGATGGATCCCCACCAAACTTTCTTGCCCCTTCTATAAGCTCATTGAGTTCACTTTCAAAATAGTTTATTGTACTTCCTATTGAAGTAAACTCTTTTGAAGGGTCTTTTTCATATCTTCCAGATACTATGTTTCCATTTTCATCTTTCATTAATTGTCCTCCGAAAGATGAATTAAGTTCTCCATTTAATATTAAATAGTCTTTTGCTGACAATTCAGATAAAAAATTAATAAACTCATTTTTGGCATTTTGATCTTTTTCAAAAACTGAATTTTCAAACCATTTATTTCCTTCATATTGAAAAGTATTATATCTTTGTAATCCAAGTTCATACTTCTCATCATACTCTTCATTCTTTACATTAGTTTCTGATGTTTCTTCTGATTTATTAGATTTAAAGTTTTCTAAAGCACTTGAAAAATCCTCACTTGATTGAGTTTTAGTAGAATTATTACTTTGTATTTGATAGTTTGTATATCTTTGTTCTCTTATACCTATATTCATAATTATCCTTTGAAAATAAAAGATGGATTATTATCCATCTTTTAGCTATTTATTGTACATGTAATTCATCTACATATTTAGAATGATGTTTAACTATAATATCACCTGAACCTACATTACCAAAATACTCAAAATAATACCTACTCCCATTTATAATAGCAGGACTACTATTATAATTAACTATTTGTTTATATCCAGTTGCATTTAGAGTTTGATATTTATACATAACTGTTGGTTCATCAGCAGGTACTCCAAATACATCTACTTGAATTAGCATATAATCACCTTCAAGATTTTTATATGTTTTAGTTACATTACCATGACTTCCATTATCCCAGCCATTTATATCCGTACCAACATTTCTAATATCAAAACAAGTATTAGCTTGTGGAGATGAAGGGTGTGCCCAACTATGTCCCCAAACATAACACATACTTGTATTTGCACTTACTTACCCCAAAAGTGACGCTGCATTTAAACTTAAGCTACTAAGAGCTAACGTAATTAGTAAAACTAATTTTTTCATAAATATTTCCTTATATAATAAATTTTAAGTATTTTAATATATAAATACTTATTTAAATATTAAAAAATAATATAATTATGTTTAAAATAAATATTATATTGAATACTTTTCCTCAAGTTTGTATTTTATCTAGTTCCTAAAGCTTGATATTGGCTTTCTTGCTCTTTTGATTGATAATTCTTAAAAAAGTTTACCACATCTGTTAAAAGATTTGCCATATATGACGGATCCCCACCAAACTTTCTTGCTCCTTCTATAAGCTCATTAAGTTCACTTTCAAAATAGTTTATTGTACTTCCTATTGAAGCAAACTCTTTTGAAGGGTCTTTACGAGCTGAGCCTTCTACTACTTTCCCATCAGGACCAAGTTCCAAATCTCCAAATGAGTTAAGAAGCTTTATACTTACAGACATATATTCCTCTACTGATAACTCAGAGAGATAATTGATAAACTCATTTTTAGCATTTTGATCTTTTTCAAAAACTGAATTTTCAAACCATTTATTATCACCATCTTGAAAGGCATTATATCTTTGTAATCCAAGTTCATACTTCTCATCATACTCTTCATTCTTTATATTAGTTTTTGTTGTTTCTTCTGATTTATTAGATTTAAAGTTTTCCAAAGCACTTGAAAAATCCTCATTTGATTGAGTTTTAGTAGAATTATTACTTTGTGCTTGATAGTTTGTATATCTTTGTTCTGTTATACCTATATTCATAATTATCCTTTGAATTTAATTTTAATTAATAAATACTTATTTTAGTATTAAAAAATAATATAAATATGTTTTAAAAGGATTTATTCTGCATTTTTCATAATATATGTCACACTTTTAACTCCTATTTCGTCTTATATATACAAACCAACAAAAGGAATAGATATGTTAGACGAAAAAAAATCACTTGAAATGCTTGAAGGTTTTCATGCACACTATGACTACAATACAACTTATATGAAAGATATGTTAAAAGCCAACCCAAATGCTTTTGAAACATTTCAAAACTTTTTGCCTATGGCTAGTTTTTGTGAGAAAACTCCAAAAGATGTTATGTATACAGTAAAGCTTACCACTATGAAAAATGAAGATTGTGGAGAATGCCTACAACTAAATGTAAATATGGCTTTAGAAGCAGGAGTTGATAAACAAATCATTAAAGAAATAGTTTTTAATGAGGGCAAAAACTTACCCCAGTCATTAAAAGATATATATGATTTTACACTTGCTGTTTTAAATGAACAAACTATTGATGAAAACTTATATGATAAAATATATTTTAAATATAGTAAAGATATTATTACAGAAATTGCATTAGCAACTGCATCAGCAAAAGTATTTCCAACTATAAAAAAAGTACTAGACAACTTCCATAGTTGCTCTGTAATAAAACTAGAGGTATAAATATATCATGAATGAATTAGTAGCACAAACACAAGAGTATAGGAACTCTCTTATTTCATATGTATATAAAATAATAGGCTCACAAGAAGAGGCTAAGGATATTGTTCAAGAAACAATTATTCGCTTTATTAGTAAAAAACATGATGAAATAGAAAACACAAAAGCTTGGTTGTTTAAAGTTGCTACTAATTTAGCCTTGGATTTTTTAAGAAGTGCTAAAAGCAAAAGAGAAGTATATATAGGAACTTGGCTTCCAGAACCATATATAGAAGAAAAAGCTCATCAAAACAATGAAATGGAGCTTGATGAAAGTCTATCTATGGCGCTTTTAGTTTTGATGGAAAAGCTATCTATAAAAGAGAGAATTGCTTATATTTTACATGATTTATTTGAATTTAAACACAAAGAAATAGCCGATATTCTACAAACTTCTACTCAAAATAGTAGACAGTTAAACTCCAGAGCAAATAAAAAACTACAAACTAAAAAGAAGAAGTATACTCCTACAAAAGAAGAACATATAAAACTTACAAACTCATTTTTAAAAGCTTTGAAAGAAGGAGATTTTGAAGAGCTGAGAAATATGTTTAAAGAAGAAGTTAGCTTATATTCTGATGGTGGAGGAAAAGCAATAGCAGCAAGAAAAGTTTTATATGGTGATAATGACTATATTAGTAAGTTCTTAGTAAAAGTTACAAAACATCTATTTGAGGCTTCAAATAAAAATGATGTAGAAATTAGCACTATTTGGTTCAATGGTTCTTTAGGCGTAATCCTAAAAGAAAATGGAAAAGTTATTACATCTTACAGTTTTGAAATAAAAGATAATATGATTTTAAATATCTTCGCACTTAGAAATCCTGATAAGTTAAAGTACTTTGATAGTATCAAATAACTTCCAATGAATACTAAAAGAGTTTTCAAACTCTTTTAGTCTCTTTTCAAGAAAACTTGCTACTTCATCGCAACTACATAAAAAGAAAAATACCCTTGGAGAGTATGGCTTATGTTTTATAGCAAACACTTTTTTATACTCTTTTTCAAACTTTGATTTTAAAATCTCTATTTGTTTATCATGGCTCATGGTTCTGTTTAAATGATGATATATTATTAAACACTTGCAGTTTTTGTATAAGTGTTTAATCTCTTCATCAAAGATATATTTTCCAGCTTTGCTTTTTCTTTTAAAGTCTTCAAAGCTTTGAATTTTTATATCTTTTGTTTCATCTTTTTTGATTAGTTTTGTAGCTACTCCATTATCTGGATCAACAGCGATAAAATCACTGTTTTCACTAAACTTTAAAGCTTTTTGAAACCAAATTTTTCTATAAACTAAATCATCTTTTGCATTTTCATTTACATATAAAGAAAAGTATTTTGTATTTTTTACAAGCTTTGCTTCTTCCAAAGCTTTTACACATCTGTTTGTTTGAGTGATTTCTAAAAGTTTTTCTTCAAGTTCTAAATCAAACTCTTTTACTTTTTCAAAATAGTTTATATATAGACCATCATTATTGTGAGATTCATCTGGATACATATACCAAATCTGAGATAGATTATACTCTTGATTGTTTAGTAAAAACCTAAGTAGGTGAAATTTTCCAAAATCACCTACATCACCACTATATCTATTTTGCATTTCTTAGATATATAAGCCTATAAACCATAGGTACATAATAAAGATTAAGAATAGTAGCCCATAAAATACCAAAACCTAAAGCAACTGCCATTGGCTGAAGGATTAAAGCCTGTCCAGAAGCAAAGAAAATAAGACTACTTAATCCTAAGATTGTTGTAACAGAAGTTAATAAAATAGGTCTTAGTCTCATTTTTGCATACATTTCTAACTCAGGTAGTGTTTTTGCTTTTTTAATAAAGTCCATCATAATAATACCATCATTTACAATAACTCCAGCAAGCCCAACCATACCAATCATACTAGGCATCGTAAGGTTTATATCCATCACAATATGTCCTATTAAAACTCCAAGCATTGATAAGGGAATAGTACTTATGATAATAAAAGGTTTAATAATTGAATCAAACATCCAAACTAAAGCTATAAAAATTAAGATTATAGCTATAAGTGCTGCTTGTCCCATCTCTTTTTGAACTTTTTCATTTTCTTGTTGTTCACCTTTTATTTCAAGTTTTACTTCCTTTGTTAAAAGAGCTAATTCATCTTTTAATTTCTCAAAAACTTCTGCTGATGTGATATTATCAAGTGAAGCTGTTACACTTATAATTTGGGCATTATCTTCTTTAAAGATTTGAGAATATGCAGGTATTTTTATGAACTCTACAACTTCTTTTAAAAGTACTTTTTGATTTGTTGAAGTAGTTACTTCAAAACTATCTAAACTACTTAAAATATCTTTAGAGTTACTTTGAAATACAATCTCTACAATTCCCCTATCATCAAACATTTTTGAGTAACTTCCTTTAAAATAAAAAGGTCTTAACTCATTTAAAATACTCTGCTCTGTAACTCCTAGTTCATTTCCATAAGAGTTTACTTTTAGTTTAAGTTCATAGTTTCCTGTAAGTGCATCATCTGCTATATTTGAAACCCCTTGAATATTTCCTAAACTATTTTTTAAAGAATCTACTGCTTTTAAAACCTTTTCATTATCTCCTGATAGTGCAATCTCAACATCATTTTTTACAATACCAGCTTGAGGAACAAACACTTTTAATTCATCAAATCTACTTGAACTAATATCATCTTTTAAGACCTCTTTTAACTGTTTTACAACAGTTTGAGCATCAATAGTTCTTATCATATTTGTATCATCGTATTTTGGAGAAAGATAAGGGTTTATATATGTTTCAAATACATTTACAGGTGCTCTTTCATTTAAGTTTACAAATATATGAAAATAAAACTCTTCATTGTGTGGTTGGTTTTTACCATCTAGTTTCATACCTGTAACTGAAGTAACTGAACTTAAGGTCTTATCCATGTCCATATTTTCAAGTATTTTTTTCTCTATTTTATAAACTTCTTCTTCTGTTTGTTCTATTTTTTTACCAACACCAACAGAACCTGTTATATAAACTTGCGTTGAATCAAAAGCAGGCATAAACTCAAACTTTTGTGTTTTAAAAATAAAAATTGTTGCAAAGATAATAGATCCAAGCATTAAAAATAAAGCTATAAATCTACCTTTTAATAAAAAGTCTAAAATATTCCCATAAAGTCTGTAGTTAAAATCCCAAACCTTATGAGATTTTCTCTCATCCTTACTTACTTTTAAAAGCTCTTTTGCATGAAGTGGTAAAAAAAAGAAAGCTTCCACAAGGGAGCTTATCAATAAAATAGTAATCATAATAGGAAGTATCTGCATAAACTTGCCAACTTCACCTGTCATTAGAAGTATTGGTAAAAAAGCAAATACAGTAGTAGCTGTTGCTGTTAAAACAGCAGGATACATCTCAATAGCTCCATCTTTAGCAGCTGTAAACTTATCTTTTCCCATCTCCAAGTGTCTATAAATATTCTCACCAACTACAATAGCCTCATCTACAAGCATACCAAGAGCAATCAAAGCACCTAAAAGTGAAAGCATATTTAAACTATATCCTAAATAATCAGCTGATATAAGACCTATCATAAATGAAGTGGGAATACCAATAGCAATAACTAAAGCAATTCTTACATTTATAAAAATAAATAGAGCAATAAATAGCAAACATAAACCAAATAAGATATTTGAAACAACTGTATTTAGTCTGTTTTTAATCCAAATAGAAGTATCTATATAAGTATCAAAATCAAGATTTTCATATCTTTGCTCATAAGATTTTGTAATCTCTTTAATTTGTTTTACAAGCTCAATAGAGTCACCTTCAAAACCTTTATTAATACTAATAGCGATGTTTTCATTTGCATTATAGTGAGAGATATTTGCAACATCTGCAAGGGTGAATTTAAT includes the following:
- the sigJ gene encoding RNA polymerase sigma factor SigJ, which gives rise to MNELVAQTQEYRNSLISYVYKIIGSQEEAKDIVQETIIRFISKKHDEIENTKAWLFKVATNLALDFLRSAKSKREVYIGTWLPEPYIEEKAHQNNEMELDESLSMALLVLMEKLSIKERIAYILHDLFEFKHKEIADILQTSTQNSRQLNSRANKKLQTKKKKYTPTKEEHIKLTNSFLKALKEGDFEELRNMFKEEVSLYSDGGGKAIAARKVLYGDNDYISKFLVKVTKHLFEASNKNDVEISTIWFNGSLGVILKENGKVITSYSFEIKDNMILNIFALRNPDKLKYFDSIK
- a CDS encoding SH3 domain-containing protein; the protein is MKTTILNTFFIILIATFFTACTSKNIEKIEISNINIKEKLPNDDFMNQNKEANKLLQKHFSPWSQEEVSYSQLEAMWGLNYKFRDIYLENYKKASLGWFLKQETNANFEKYNTLKKKAITLKNTNVRVLPTNQPMFFKPTKPGEGFPFDYNQNSLLKINSPIIVSHLSKDKAWAYAQASSFGGWINISDIAFVNEKFINKFKTNDYFIAIKEKFPLYENGFREYVKVGTIFPKKDDTYLVAQKVQNQEANISYINIKDEEVSAFPIKYNAENRIKIAKQLLNEPYGWGGLLNNRDCSSFTKDFFAPFGKYLERNSKGQAKNGFYKDMSKLSNEQKKLFLMKYGVPFSTLVYLKGHIMLYVGIKDNEPLVMHNVWSVKLKDSNGDEYRHIIGKATITPLDMGRELKDFDEDKSILKKIQGLVIL
- a CDS encoding efflux RND transporter permease subunit; amino-acid sequence: MISSIIDFSLRKPILNHLLLLFVFLLAFFAYFKIPKEIFPPSALEAVSISGSYVGASSELLDKIAVSDIEDELLGLSAATKISSTIKNGFFNIKVDLKDGEKPEDVVNDVKDIVAKVKPNLPSDMDEPTVKTMEHAFPLITVAVYSKDKKASKEYLIDVAEDVKSQIMKLKDLSEVNVLGKSDKELLITFNDEKIEAYGLNKLSVISAVQNISTIFPVGIVKDKSRHYYLSTFNGSKNIQDIRNTILKIEGKRLYLKDIATIKFTLADVANISHYNANENIAISINKGFEGDSIELVKQIKEITKSYEQRYENLDFDTYIDTSIWIKNRLNTVVSNILFGLCLLFIALFIFINVRIALVIAIGIPTSFMIGLISADYLGYSLNMLSLLGALIALGMLVDEAIVVGENIYRHLEMGKDKFTAAKDGAIEMYPAVLTATATTVFAFLPILLMTGEVGKFMQILPIMITILLISSLVEAFFFLPLHAKELLKVSKDERKSHKVWDFNYRLYGNILDFLLKGRFIALFLMLGSIIFATIFIFKTQKFEFMPAFDSTQVYITGSVGVGKKIEQTEEEVYKIEKKILENMDMDKTLSSVTSVTGMKLDGKNQPHNEEFYFHIFVNLNERAPVNVFETYINPYLSPKYDDTNMIRTIDAQTVVKQLKEVLKDDISSSRFDELKVFVPQAGIVKNDVEIALSGDNEKVLKAVDSLKNSLGNIQGVSNIADDALTGNYELKLKVNSYGNELGVTEQSILNELRPFYFKGSYSKMFDDRGIVEIVFQSNSKDILSSLDSFEVTTSTNQKVLLKEVVEFIKIPAYSQIFKEDNAQIISVTASLDNITSAEVFEKLKDELALLTKEVKLEIKGEQQENEKVQKEMGQAALIAIILIFIALVWMFDSIIKPFIIISTIPLSMLGVLIGHIVMDINLTMPSMIGMVGLAGVIVNDGIIMMDFIKKAKTLPELEMYAKMRLRPILLTSVTTILGLSSLIFFASGQALILQPMAVALGFGILWATILNLYYVPMVYRLIYLRNAK